From the Salipiger sp. CCB-MM3 genome, the window GTGATGCCAGCGCCGATCAGCGCCTCGGTCACGGCGGGCGCTTCCTCGGGCGTGAGGCCGCGCAGGATGGCGATGATCTCGCGGGTCATGCTTGTGTCTCCTCTTTGCGGGCCGCCTTCAGCCCTTCCAGCGTCATGCGGTCGGCATCGGCGATGAGCACCGGCACCGCCTGCGCCTCGAGCGCTTTGCGGTAATGCGCCACCAGCTTGCTCGCCCCCAGAAGGGCGACGCTCGTGCCCAGCCAGTAGGGTTTCGCCGCCGAAAGCTCCATGCCGATCAGCAGACCCGAGAGCCGCGCGGCGGCCGCATCCGGCGACAGCCCGTGCAGCAGCCCCTCGGCGCGCAGGGTGAAAAGCTCTGCCGCGAACCCGGCGGGGCGGCCCATGGCCTGATCCACCGCCGCGGCAAAGGCCGCATCGTCCCAGCCCTGCCCCAGCCCGTGCCGCAGCACCGAGCGCTGACTCAGCAGCTCGAAGATCTCGCCGGTCATGAAGCTGCGGAACGAGATGATCTCACCCGCGCTCACATGCACCCATTTGCTGTGCGTGCCGGGCAGGCAGATCACCCCGTCGAACCGGGGGTTGAGCGCCAGAAAGCCCGCGACCTGCGTTTCCTCGCCCCGCATGACGTCGGCAGGGCTGTTTTGCGACACGCCGGGCAGGATGCGCACGTCGAGCCGGCTGTCCTCGGTGGGCACGGCGATGCCCTCGGCCGCTTTCGGCGGCGCGCAGGGGACCGAGAGATAGGGCGCTTCGATCCAGCCCTGCCGCGCTCCGGCCATGCCGCAGACCAGCACCGTGGTCCGCGCCTTGAGATCCGGCAGGAGGCTCAGGAGGGTCGGCTCGAAATCTTCGGGGGATAGGCGGCCCATGCCCGCGTCGCCCTCGACGCGCTCCAGCACCGTGCCATCCGCCGCCATGCGCCACAGGCGCAGGTTCGACGTGCCCCAGTCCACCGCGATCCAGTCGGTTGCCGCTGCGTCGGTCATGTGCCCTCCTCGGCCCATCTTGGAATGCCGGTTGGTGTTAGCGCCCGCCCCCGCGCGGTGCAAGCGCGGAGACCCGCAGAGCATATGGGGGCGCTGCCCCCGCCGCGCTGCGCGCGCCTCCCCCGGCGTATTTATGAAAGAGAAGAAGGCCCTAGAGCCAGCCCCAAGCGGTGGCCACCTCCCACAAAAGGCGCAGGGTGAGCAGCGCCAGCGCGGTGTTGATCGCCGCAAAGAAGGCGCGCTCGGGCAGCCAGCGCACCAGCCGGTGGCCGGACCACGCACCGAAAAGCGCCACCGGGGCGAGCAGCGCCACATGGCCGAGGCTACCCCATGTCACCTGCCCGGCGAGCACATAGGGCGGCAGTTTCATCCAGTTGATGCAGGCGAACAGGATGGCCGCGGTTCCGGCAAAGCGCATCTTCGAGAGCTTTTGCGGCAGGGTGTAGGCCTGAAACGGCGGGCCGCCGGCGTGGGAGACATAGCTGGTGAACCCCGCCAGCGCGCCCCAGAAGAGCCCGCGCGGCACATCGGCGGGGCGCGCGCGGCTGTCGCGCACCAAGCGCCGCCGCAGTGCGTCACCCAGGTAGTAGACGCCCACCAGCGCGACGAGCAGCTTGCCCGCCTCGGGCGGCACGCGGGAGATGCAGAGGAAGGCGAGCAGGATGCCCAAAGCGGCGGCCGGGATCAGGATGGTGAGGTTGCGGCGGGAAAACTCGCCGCGAAAGAGCCAGAGCGCGTAGAGATCGGCGAGGATATACATCGGCAGCAAGAGCCCCGCCGCGGCGGCAGGCGTGGTGAAGAGCGACAGGATCGGCACGCCGAGCATGGCGATCATCGGCAGCCCGCCCTTCGAGGCGCCGACGCAATAGGTGGCGAGCGCCGCTGCGATCCAGAACCCGCTGCCGTCGTCCATATTCTGCGTCCCCGCCGTCCTCTTTGCGCCGCCCTTTCTGGACATATCGGAGGGTGGGGGAAAGCAGAAAGCGCAGCGCCCGGCCCCATCAGCGCCTTGCCCCTACAGCACCCCCCGGCCCATCCAGCGCGGCATCAAAGGCTACGCTCGTGCCTTACCGTGCAAGGCTTGGATCGCGGCGGGCGGCAGAGCCCCGTCAGGCGGCGCGGGTCTGGTTGCGGCTGAGCAGCGGCACCGTCAGTTCGATATCCTCCTTGAGCGGGCGCAGCGGAGTCAGCCCCGCCTTCTCCAGATCGCCGTGATAGGCCTGTGCC encodes:
- a CDS encoding 2-dehydro-3-deoxygalactonokinase translates to MTDAAATDWIAVDWGTSNLRLWRMAADGTVLERVEGDAGMGRLSPEDFEPTLLSLLPDLKARTTVLVCGMAGARQGWIEAPYLSVPCAPPKAAEGIAVPTEDSRLDVRILPGVSQNSPADVMRGEETQVAGFLALNPRFDGVICLPGTHSKWVHVSAGEIISFRSFMTGEIFELLSQRSVLRHGLGQGWDDAAFAAAVDQAMGRPAGFAAELFTLRAEGLLHGLSPDAAAARLSGLLIGMELSAAKPYWLGTSVALLGASKLVAHYRKALEAQAVPVLIADADRMTLEGLKAARKEETQA
- a CDS encoding sulfite exporter TauE/SafE family protein is translated as MDDGSGFWIAAALATYCVGASKGGLPMIAMLGVPILSLFTTPAAAAGLLLPMYILADLYALWLFRGEFSRRNLTILIPAAALGILLAFLCISRVPPEAGKLLVALVGVYYLGDALRRRLVRDSRARPADVPRGLFWGALAGFTSYVSHAGGPPFQAYTLPQKLSKMRFAGTAAILFACINWMKLPPYVLAGQVTWGSLGHVALLAPVALFGAWSGHRLVRWLPERAFFAAINTALALLTLRLLWEVATAWGWL